The sequence GTTGATTAGGAAGCTTCCATTTCAGAGGTTGGTGAGGGAAATTGCTCAGGATTTCAAGACAGATCTGAGGTTTCAGAGTAGTGCGGTTGCTGCTCTACAAGAGGCTGCTGAGGCTTACCTTGTTGGTCTCTTTGAAGATACTAATCTTTGTGCAATTCATGCCAAGAGGGTTACGATTATGCCTAAGGATATTCAGCTTGCTAGGAGGATTCGTGGAGAAAGGGCTTaagatctttttattttttttagggtttaaagCCATTTTTGTTCAATAGTTTTGCTTAGACCTCTTGTTGGAAGTTGGAATGCCAGGCTGATTATGGTACATCTAGTAGATGTTTTCAGTTCTAGTATGTGTAAACTGGTGGTTTACTAGAATTTAGGAATCTGAGTAATGAAATTTGTACTTGTTTTGTTCTATCAAAGATCTTGTTATTACATCTGTTTGTTATTTGTGATTTATTGAAGATTGAACCTTAGCTTGTTGAATttgttggaaattttttttgctCTTTGTTTATTGAGATGCTATATTTTTTGAGATAGAAATTGATTGTTATCATGTGCTAGCGTGTAGAACTTATGCTTCATTTGACATGGAGccatttaatgaattttttctGTTTTAGCTTCTGGCAAAATGGGTTGTGGTGCTGCTGCCGTTGTGTTTAAGCGGAGATTGGTCTATAGTGAAGCATCTCATCTCCAACAAATTTAGGtaactttttaatttgtatGGATTCTGAATGCTAGACTGCTTTGGGCTAATCACATACAATGCTTATCTTGGCTTAAAGCTTATTTGGCTTCATGATATTATAATGTATTTACTGCGAGAGAAGTACGCTGAAGTAGTCCTGCCTTTTAATTTGGCAAGTCATCTAAAATATATCTGAAATGACTTTTTTGCTATGTAATTTCACTTTGTTGAGTAgtgatactttttctttttgttactttgtgacttggttatcttaagcttgcttattttatcaatattcaACTTGTGCAAGAGAAATGATTCCAACATTTGTTCATAGAGTCTGTATGCATCATCAACTCTACCTTGCCTACCCAGTCCATCTATCAGAGAACAAAATGTGAATTCATTTGGTCTACAAACTTTATGATCCATAGCTTCGAAGATAGAACATGCTTCATCAAGTTGTTGAGCCTTGCATAGACGATCAATCATTATATTCACAGTCGATACATTAGGAAACAAGCCAACTGCCTCCATGGTGTCACGAATTTCTAGAGCAACATCAAGTTTCCGTGCCCTGCAGAGCATGTCTATGAGAATATTATAGGTTGAAAGATTAGGTGCAGCATCTTTCCTCATGTCCTGAAATATCCTTAATGCCTCTTCCACTAATGGTTTGAATTAGATCAAACGCTTCTTTAAGTTTTCGCTTCTTTACACAGCATGCAACCAACTCAAACGATACAGTGATCGATGGGCCAAATCCAGCAAGACTCATTTCTTCCAAAATCTGTTCCAGATATTCGAAATTTCTAGTCCTGGCCATAACCATGAGAAGTGAATTATATGCTTCAGGGCAATGTGCTCGGAGGGTTGTCTTCTCAGCCCATCCGAAGTAGTTTAATGCTGTGTTGACATCCTCTAGTCGCCTTAATACTCCAGTGACCACTTCTGTACTCGGATTTTCATCACATTTGGATAAAGCAATCTCTATAGAAGGTCCCCAAGGATCACTCTGCAAGATCTTGCAAACAGAATCGACTGTTCGCCTTAAACCCTCCAATTTGTTTGAGAAGGCCTCACTCCACCCATGTGTGTTATCTACTCCATTCTGCACATTCTCTAATTGGCTCGAAAATTCCGGGTTTCTCTCTGGAAAGAAGGAGCTGACAGGTCTATCAAAGTTGGAATATCCTTTATTTGAAACTGAGAACCTCTTGCAATTAGCAAATACAGCGTTGCGTTTTAAGTCATACTGAGATCGCAATCCTAAAGCAGAACATAAAAAGAGTAAGCAACTAAGATACACCTGATTCAAAAAAAAGCTTAAGCAACTAAGATACAGTGCTGCAATGAGACTACAAGGAATAAAATACTCCTGGCTGCCAGAAAGATAAGTACCTCTATTGGAACCAATTCCCCACCCCTCACCCCCTTCCTTCACTATATAAGTTGTTTCTTCTTTTCCCAAGTTCTTTGAGTAAATTTGAACGGAGGTATCTTTAAAGCCTAATTAATAACCATTTTCTAGGTACTTAAACAGTAACCACAACAATAACAATCACACTCAATCCTTAACTAGTTGAGGTTGGCTATATGAATCACCAATAACCATTCTGCTCAATTGGACCTGCTTCATTCTAATATTCAGTAATTCGTCTTTGCTAGGTTTTTCAGAATGGAAGTTTTAGAAAGATCAGCAGGACCACTGGAATAAGCGCTGCTCCTACTGCTATGTACTAAAAACTGCGTAAACTGCGTAAGATAGATCAATCCCAACTATTGCATCATGTAGGTATTTGAAGTCTTGACCTACAGTAGAAAGGAAAAATCATCTCAACCTGAAACAAAGAAACAAATAGAACACAGAATACTAGGTACCAGACAATAAATACAGCTGCAACAACAACATGCCCAGTGTAATTCCACTTAGTGGGGTCTAGGGAGGCTAGGATGTTTACCGATAGATCCTCAGCTTCAAACAAATAGGCTGCAGAATATATTTTCTCAACATTATTATTCTACAACAGTCCTTCAGAAGTATTTTAAAACAGACAACAACTGAAGTTCTAGCTTTTACACAAAAAAACCAAAATTTTATGTTCTTGCTTTCAAAGATTGAAACTTTCCTAGCTCAGATGGAGAATACAACTCAAAGCAAGGAAACACAACAACTGGGTGGCaactaaatttgaaattatttattaaataagttaaGGATAATAAGATTATAatctgaaatttcgggcatagattgggGATAATACTATTGTCTACTTCCCATAGTTCATATAAAGAAATAGGCGGCTAGCACATAAGTCCTGTTTGAGCCGTCGAGGTCACCAATAAGTTAAAACAATCATCAAACTTCAACTAACCAACAAACAAGGCCAACATGACCAATAATGTAACTATTCAATCGAATACACTCATTATGTTTAGAATTCAGAACTATTTATGCAGtaaaaaaaggataaagaaatatatttagttCTGCAAATTTGTTACAAAAAACATTGACAACTCAAAGGAAAGTTTACTTAGGAGAGTTTTAAAgctactattatatatatatatatgtctgtTAAATCAAAAAACCAGCACTACATGGAGCTGCCTACAAtccaaaaaaaagtattttgtgTATCGACTGAAACAATAGCGACTGATGTAGTTCAACACCACCCTTTATTCTCAGAGCATTGATCACTCAAGTCTAGCTAAGCTTGTCAAAATCTAATTGTATAATCGAAGATCCAGAAGAAGTCTCATGTAGACATGAGGCTTTTGGAAACAACATGTTAATATTATAATGTCAACTACAGTTACGACAACAACATCAACCAACTATTACAAAGTAACTTAAACTTTAACCAATGcaaaacataaattttcatCCTTTCAGAATGCCCACAATTGCATCTTCATACCGCTTATCAAACCGTTCCTTTTTCTCACATCATTCCAGTTTTTTACTAAAACATAACTTGAACTTGTCTTTCCATTACTTTTATTCATAGTCCATTTTCTCAGATTGATTTGACTTACTTGACGCGAAGGCTCAATCAACCACACATTCATCTCAGACATTTTAGCTCCATTGCGCGTATTCAAAAGTTGTTCTTCTCCAGTATTTAGAAACTTATTACTCATCTGGTTTTGTGGGATTGAAAGCCTTCCTTCTGCTGAATTAACATCCGTATcgaatagtatttttttaataaccaATTTAGCTGATTCAACTGTACCCCCTATGAACGTAATCTGATTCTTGAATTCAATACTCAATTCAACAGGAGGCGCAACGGCTTCAGTTCCATCATTAATTTTCCTCCTCTTTCTCACTCTGTTTACTCTGTTTTTTCCTTCATCATCAACCGTTACTATTCTCTGTTCTTTGTCTTCTCCGGAATTATTTTCCATAGCTTTCTTGATCATCGGTTCAACTTCACACGTAAACTTTCTTGGCTTTGATAGTTTCCTCTTTGGGACGAAGCAATCAAGAACTGGATGTTTTTGTTCACGACGATCAAGAACTTGTTGGTATGATGATAAGATGGACTGTATATTCCGAACATtcctttcttctttcttataACGAAATTCTTTATCTTGCTCCGCGATTAAGTTATCTTCTTCACTATATTTAGATTTCAAGCAAGAAACTTCAGATACAGCAAGCATATAATCAATAGGATGCATATTGCGCGGGAATGTTATACCCGAAAAATCGTCTAAACTCAGCTATGTGAAAATCATATTGTGTGTTTGAgagtgagaaagaaagaaaatatttatgtataaata comes from Solanum pennellii chromosome 1, SPENNV200 and encodes:
- the LOC107008549 gene encoding histone H3.2 encodes the protein MARTKQTARKSTGGKAPRKQLATKAARKSAPATGGVKKPHRFRPGTVALREIRKYQKSTELLIRKLPFQRLVREIAQDFKTDLRFQSSAVAALQEAAEAYLVGLFEDTNLCAIHAKRVTIMPKDIQLARRIRGERA
- the LOC107024608 gene encoding B3 domain-containing protein At3g25182-like, with the translated sequence MHPIDYMLAVSEVSCLKSKYSEEDNLIAEQDKEFRYKKEERNVRNIQSILSSYQQVLDRREQKHPVLDCFVPKRKLSKPRKFTCEVEPMIKKAMENNSGEDKEQRIVTVDDEGKNRVNRVRKRRKINDGTEAVAPPVELSIEFKNQITFIGGTVESAKLVIKKILFDTDVNSAEGRLSIPQNQMSNKFLNTGEEQLLNTRNGAKMSEMNVWLIEPSRQVSQINLRKWTMNKSNGKTSSSYVLVKNWNDVRKRNGLISGMKMQLWAF